The window GATGCTATCTTGGTTCATCGTCATAAAAAATTAAACACTAAAAAAACTTCTAACGCTAACACGAAGATTATCTTCAAAGAGAATAATCTCGAGTCCTCGGAAAGCCTTTTTCATTACATTTCATACACATGGACCGTATTACTTTAGTTATGTTTTATGAAACTATTTTTTGCGACGGTTACTTCACTGAGGCGAGACAAAACGGTGCTCAAACCGAGCTcaaatatttcaatataaaataGACGTAATTACTTTATGGGTAAAGAACAGAATCAGCCTCGTTcccgggaacattcccactttgaaaAAGTTCCTgaaagtaaaaaggcgcaaaacttatgtaaaaagagcttaatATAACCTTTAAGTAGATAAGACCAGAACACAAGAAAGATACGATCCCGTTTCGGACACGGCACGGTTACGGCTTGGTATAACGTAATCACCCTAATAATGATTGTATTGCTACGGAAAACTGCTACTGACCCGACGTAGCAAATTGCTACGCATGTAGACATTTGCTACGAACTTTGTTagaaatgtaatttatattcGTCGTACTATACTAACTTCAATtaggtataatattaattattttcgctTATGATATTATGTTCGGAAAACAATGTTTATCATTATGGCCTCTCTCGCGATAGAATATATTTGGTTCAAAGGGTCGTTCCGTGACGAGTTATGACTCGTCACGGAACGGTTCATATTATTGATCTTATGACTTCAATGGCACAAGCTCTCGTAGATGTTAAGAGCGGGAGTActtatatacattattataatattgactACGGAAACTTACAATAGGAACTAAAGTGAATGAAATACCGATCCCATCCAATATCACTTcggcaatataaaaaaaaaatatcgctcAATATTATTCGTGATCACACGACCTTTAGCCGCATTATACTTTCAAGGgaacaaatattatattcaaatttATCGCAAAGTGTATCACAAAGCTCACTTTACCGTATTTTAGTTATCAATAACGTCGCGCCCAAAGAAAATAGATTTTGCCCTGAGCATTTTGAGGAAAGGAAATGTGTGTTTCCCATGATTTATATCCCAAATAGAGGCGCGAGgtggccgccgccgcccgcggggACGGACGCCGCCCCGGACCAAACAAATTGTGCCGAGAATTAAGAAAAGACAATATTGTCTTCTTATTAAAAATGCATAGCGTATCCAACGCCTGCACGAGAACGGAATTACCCTCGaagttaattataaattacttacagAACACTCGATCCTCATTTATCCGTAGAAAGTCCTTTTTCCGAATCTTGCAAACGTTCGCTGTACGAAAATAGTATATCGGAATCAATGAGGTACATTCCGTCCGTAAATTCGTCGAACCAACTAAATCAGTCCCCATTTAAAATGATAGCGGAGCTCGAAAGATTTGAAGAAGGGTCGGACGCTAAGCTCGGTGGCCTGCGAGTTGTCAGATTTATTGGAGCCTAAAGCTCGGTCCTATAATAGATTTTAGCCTCGTGTTCGGTTCATATGAACCCGCCTGCCCGTTGGCGATAAGCTGAAGCCTTtctaagaaagaaaataaacaaactgCCCTCACAAGTTATATTCAGCCAATAATCTCCGCGCGCTAGAACAACATTTGCCACACGTTCAGTGGGCTGCCTGCACTCGCTGTTGATAACGGATATTATTGAGAATTTATTACAGGTAAAGCTTTCTTGAGTATTAAGTACTACGAGTCATTTTATTAAACATATCGATTTACTGTAGTATTTACTTTCTCACTCAATAATAacggaataaatataaaattaggtcaTATTATTACCTTACTCATGATCACTATCCGTAATGCACAACCATTCTACTTGGatctagaaaaaaataaaattgtgactTGATAAACTTTAATAAGAAACCAGTTCaaccaataaattattttttatcaggcTAGGAATAACTTATTACATAGTTGTCGGGAAGTTATTTACCTGGAGTTACTTATAAGTTTTATTAACAATCTCAGGGACCGGCAAACTGGTGTCGGCAAGAAATTGCAAGCTTTCAGCTTATCTCGGAGAACATACGGCTGTAGCGTTCTGATAACTAGTGTTTATTACGCTGAACGATAACGTGTTGGTGAAACATCATTTCTTATTtcgtaaatagaaataaaattttacgactatttattataattattattaagctaGTCAAATGTCGTGGTAGTCGTCGagcttttttaaaaaactaaacttaaCCTATACGTCTGATCGACGGAGCTCTACAATAGAATCTGAACTTATtactaacttaattaaaaaggtaGCCTCGTATTGCGTAGGCGGTTCGTTCCCAGAACATCAACCGTTACTGAGTTGCACATCctgtttttgttattgtattaaATTCTTAAGATATGACAAAGTGCTGACAACAGTCTACGCATTAAGAGGAGACAACAATGTTAGGTCCTCTACCTTGTATGGGGCACATAACTCCTCCCCCGTTAAGATCGAAGCCATCGGAGGGTTGATTACCCGACTGAGGGCTGCGATaccgtaagtatataattttaattttatagagtatataaatgaaaaagatTATAACTATGgttacataaatgattatagtTCCTACACTTATACTATGTGTGTTTATAGCACTTTCACGAATGTTCCCAGTTTCATCATATTTACTGGCAAAATGTTCCAACTTTGATAACTCTGTTTCGTCCAAGTTATAAGTTTTTCTTTCAGGTAAAGGGGCAGGAACTGGTATCTCTGGAAATTCGACGATTGGCAGCTTGCTGAAATGCACTGGATCGCCTAAGGTTTCAAGTGGCTGCAGGACTATGTTGTTAATCTTAGCTCTGCATTCATCATCCAGGATAAGTATATATGTACCACATAATCTTTCTATTGTTTCTTCTGAATTACACATTTTCGTTAACAAAATTGTAGTTTTACTGTAGAGAATCCATTGATTATCCTCAATTGGTTCTATTTTAGGTTTTCCCGTTTTTGCTACAACAGGGGTACAGGAGCTGATGTTGGTGGAGAGCTTCATCAAGGCGTCGATACAAGAGTCCTTGATTGTGGACTGCAGTACATCCTTGTTGCACAGGAACATTTCTTTGTCGATCTCCTTGCAGGGTGTAGAGAGCGACACAGTTTTCAACCCTTTCGCTAATAGGTAGGGATTTTTAGGAATTATAAAAACAGTTTGATTAAAGGAATTGGTAACAGGTAAGGGAATTACTTTGTAGTACGTATACATATCTCGGTCGACAAGTGGCACTTCCAATACGAATGTTATCTGATTTTGCTTTGAATAAGCCTTAATTTCTATACACTGTTCTAATTTAGATAAATTCTCTAAGTTAACTtcatacattaatttatttgatttcgaaactttaattaatatttccaaCAATTCCTCAGTCTCTATCAATGATTGATGTAGAGTTCTTAATTTACTGAATGCAATAGCATTTTCAACCTCATCTATTGTGATATAGAGCATCTGAAAATTGTGTAGAAACAAGTTATAAGCATTAATTAATTTCGTATCGGTGAAAGCCTTTTTTGTGTCATTAAATTGTTTACGGATTTCCCAGAGGATCTTATCTATTTGAATTACAGCATTATTTGCAGAAATTGAAACGTTTACAAGTGATTTTACTGTTTCGGCAATTAGGGTGACCCTTTTGTTTAACACACCCTGGTTATTTTGGATATCACTAATccatttatcatattttacgGCGTCATCATTATCCAGATTACCTGTTAGCATTTTAACTAATGATCCTAGAGGGTTTATGATTCCTCGTTTAATACGTTTAATTGGAacgatttgtttaaatttttcaaTGGTGCAATTCATTATATGATCGGTTTGAgtttttatattagatactTCATGACTTAAGTTTTGATTAGAGAAGTGTAGAGCAACATGTCGATTCAAATTGGCATAACGATTTATATTAAATTCCAAATCTTGATGTAttaaatttagatttaaaacCTTTAAGATGGTCCATTTGTTGTGGCTGATGGCCGCTTGTCCTTGCTTGATAGGGAGTATACCAGGATTCTTTTTAATCTTCTGGAGTTGCAGGCCCTGGATCACGATGGCTTGGGCCAGCAGTAGGGCTACGAACCTGTGGAGGACGTCTAATATCTTTAACTGGAACTGTAGTATCACGACCTTGGGTACTAACGGGTACTACATTTCTACTAATTTCACCTgtaatttttgctttttgataTCTATTTTTATCTTTACTTCTTCTGGTATTGGTTCCTTTTATGAAGATTTCATCTCCTTCTTCTAAGGGGAACTCTTTTTCGCCTCCATGTTTAGTTTGAATTTTCTTTTTGCCATGAATGATTTTATCGGTTAAGAATTTATAAAGGTATTTAGTTCTTTTGACATGGTCTCTAACTAATTTTTGTGTGTATTCTTTACAGAAATCTACATTGAATGTACTGGATGCGGAAGTATGTCCGAATACTACTTCAAATGGTGTTAGACCAGTAGTTGAATGTATACTTTGATTATATGACATCACGGCGTATGTCATAACAGATGCGGCGTCCGTTATCTTATGTTCATACTTAGCGATTCGATATATCTCTAAGATTGTAGAGTGGAATCGCTCTATAAGACCCATAGAGTTAGGATTGTGTGGGGTTCCTATATGAAGTTCAATTTTGTAAAACTGTAACGTTTCCTTGAGAAggatattattaaattctgtacCTGGATCTGAACTGATTTTATTTGGAACACCATAAACGGAGAAATATTTAATTAGGGCTCGTGCTACTTCTGGAGTGGATTTACTTGAGATTTCAAGAGCTTGTCCTAATTTACTAAATGCATCGATAATTGTCAAAAAGGTTTTTCCTTCAATTGTGAAAATGTCAATGAACAATTCCTCGAAAGGTTTGTTTTGAGTCTGCGTTAATTGGAGTTCAGGTTTAAAAGGTTTTCTGtcatactttgtttttttacagattTCGCAGGCGTTGATTATACTAGAGACAGTTACTTCCATGTTTGGCCAATAGTAAttacgttttaatttcattatggtTTCTCTAATTCCTCTATGACAGGTTTTTCCATTATGATATCTTATCACAATTTCGCGTTGTTCATTTTCATTCTCTATGTAAACCACTCTTTTTATACATTCATAGAATTTTACTGTTCCTTTCCGAAATAGTTGTATAACTGCTTTAATGAATTGTGCTCGAAGGGCGTTATTTTCAAAATAgatgtaatatttcttttttgggttaatatattctaataagaattttttaattaagcCAAAATTGTCCGTGGGCAAATGTACTTCCAACACGTTTTGTTTGTCACGGGAAAGATCTTTGACACAAGTTTGTTGTCTGTTCCaggtatatattaataattgatTTGGTTTCGTATCTATAGCTTcttgtaaaataggtatacctTCAGTATCAATATCGCGGGCGGAATGAGCTGTTTCTAAGCTAGAGTTAGCTGTTACAGTGCTTTCAGATGGAGATATTATTGGAAACTCCGATTCAAGCTCATATCTTCCGATTGAAGGAATACTTGCGGTTTCCTCTGAGTCAGATATCACTATAGGCGTGTCTTCATTATTTCGCTGTTTTTGTTCCCTTTTGTCCAGGTTCACTTTCATAGAGATATCATCATCTAgagcatttaattttatacgcgATAGAGCATCTgcgttactgttttgttttccctttttatatattatgtcaaaattaTATGCCGCTAAACATAATTTCCAACGTGTTAGTTTACTGTTAGGTTCCTTTATTGAGTTTAACCAGGCTAAAGGACGATGGTCGGTATAAATGGTAAACTTTTTACCATATAAGTATGGACGAAAGTGTTTAACTGCCCATACTATTCCTAAAAGCTCTTTTTCTATTGTACTGTAGCGTGTTTCGGCTGCGTTTAATGTACGGCTGGCATACGCTACTGGCTTTTCGTTTCCAATTGGACCTTGTGATAGGACGGCTCCGAGAGCAACATTCGAGGCGTCCGTTGTTAATATAAACGGTTTTGAGAAGTCGGGAAATTGCAAAAGAGGTGCgttaattaataattctttaCATTTTTCGAAAGCAGTTATATATTCATTGTTTAAGACAATCTTTTTccctttttttaaacattttgtcATTGGTTGAGTTATTTTGGAGAAGTCTTTAATAAATTTTCTGTAGTAACCTACAAGTCCAAGAAAGCTTTTGATTTCGGTTGCTGTTTTAGGGATGGGAAAATTCATTACGGCTTGAATTTTGTCATCATTTGGTTTTAATCCGTTTTTCGTAATTTGATGTCCTAAATATAGcacttcttttttaaaaaattcgCATTTGTCTAAGGTTGCTTTTAAATTTGTATCTCTCAGTCTGTCGAAAACTTTTCGTAAACTATTGATATGTTCTTGCAAACTACTTGAGTATACTATGATGTCATCTAAATACACTAGACAATGGATTCCTTGAAGTCCTTGTAATACATTGTCCATAGTTCTTTGAAAGGTTGCAGGGGCTGTTTTCAGGCCAAAGGGCATTCGTTGAAATTCATAATGTCCAGACGATGTGGTAAAAGCTGTTTTTTGTTGATCCGGTTTATCAACTTCAATCTGGTGATAACCACTTGCTAAATCTATGGTGCTAAAATATGTGGCTCTTCCTAATTTGTCGAAAAGGTCGGTGATATTTGGTAGTGGATACTTGTCATCGGTGGTAATCTCATTGAGTCTTCTATAATCGATTACCATGCGGAATTTTTGTTCTCCCGAAGCATCCATTTTTTTAGGTACCAGATGTACGGGTGCACTCCAAGGTGAGTGTGATTTTCGAATTATATCATCTTTTATCAATTTGGTTACTTGGTtttctatttcattattttcagtatGTGAGTGACGATATGGTTTTATATAAATTGGGTTTTCATTTTGGGttctaattttatgttttacttGATTTGTGAATGATAAAGGTAAGTGCTCGGAATAAAAGATGTCACGGTATTGGTAACATAGTTTAGAGATAGCGTCACGTTCCTCTTTATTTGTGTGATCTAATCGAAGTTTGTTAAGATTGTCAATTAACACTTGGTCAATTGTTTGGTGACTGATGTCCGACAATTTGTTGATGTTACATTCATTAATTGGAATTGATTCGGTTTGTAATGGTAATGTAAATGTTATCGCTACTTTGTCAGTAGAAGCGTTTTGGATTACTGTGTAGGCGAAGTGATTATTACACTTAACCATAGCGCTGGGCATTCTCACACCTGAGCCAAAGTCTATAAAGTTTACAATCGCTTCACCGTTTCTAGTATCGGTAGGTATCTTCACTCTTGTTTCCGATCTTGGTTCTAATATAATATCAAACGGTGGAATGTATATTATAGGGATTTTAGTGGTATCTGTAATTAGGAATTGGTTTTCCATGTCAATTTTtgcatttaatagttttaataaatcTACTCCGATAAGTCCGTCATATCGTTTGTCCacttcataaacataaaatttatgattatatttgtttttaaaggtTTTTAGGGATGGGATGCAAATTACTGCATCATGTTTGCTACGACCGTGTGTGCTGACTACTTCAAAAGGTTCGTAATAcacataatttgaaaaatatttatttactattttgggGCTAATAAAAGATCTTGTACTTCCTGTATCTATTAGGAATCGCGAATTTATCTCCGGGACAGTTATATGAGGTAACTTATGAGCGTTATCACAGTTCAACTCTATTAACTCTTCGTTTTCTGGATCGAGCCAGGTTGACAAAAATTTTCTTCCGAATCAAAATTGTTGTCACATGAAAATTCTTCATTATATTCGTAGTCCAAAGGGATGGTTTCATCTACGTAATTTGTGTAGTTTTCTTGCTCTTCATTTTCACAGTAGAGCTCTTCGCTATCTTGCGGGACGTTAAGCATGTTTTGCCTAAGAGGTGGCGCTGTGCGCATTGATACATCAGTGGATTGGTTTGCGATTGGTTTCATTTGTTGGTTTGGTACGCCAAATCGAAACTGGTTTTGGTTGGGCATCATTGGTTGATGACGGTATCCTTGTGGGATTccgaatttaaaattttgttgatTTGGTGTGCCATATCTAAACCCTTGTTGGTTGGGTATACCAAATCTAAAACCTTGTTGATGATTTTGTTTAGGAATTTTAAATCCTGTACTTTGTGCAATTGGGGCATTGAATTTTCGTTGCATTTGGTTATTTTGgggtattccaaattt is drawn from Pectinophora gossypiella chromosome 7, ilPecGoss1.1, whole genome shotgun sequence and contains these coding sequences:
- the LOC126368022 gene encoding uncharacterized protein LOC126368022, which produces MGAAGRFVALLLAQAIVIQGLQLQKIKKNPGILPIKQGQAAISHNKWTILKVLNLNLIHQDLEFNINRYANLNRHVALHFSNQNLSHEVSNIKTQTDHIMNCTIEKFKQIVPIKRIKRGIINPLGSLVKMLTGNLDNDDAVKYDKWISDIQNNQGVLNKRVTLIAETVKSLVNVSISANNAVIQIDKILWEIRKQFNDTKKAFTDTKLINAYNLFLHNFQMLYITIDEVENAIAFSKLRTLHQSLIETEELLEILIKVSKSNKLMYEVNLENLSKLEQCIEIKAYSKQNQITFVLEVPLVDRDMYTYYKVIPLPVTNSFNQTVFIIPKNPYLLAKGLKTVSLSTPCKEIDKEMFLCNKDVLQSTIKDSCIDALMKLSTNISSCTPVVAKTGKPKIEPIEDNQWILYSKTTILLTKMCNSEETIERLCGTYILILDDECRAKINNIVLQPLETLGDPVHFSKLPIVEFPEIPVPAPLPERKTYNLDETELSKLEHFASKYDETGNIRESAINTHSISVGTIIIYVTIVIIFFIYILYKIKIIYLRYRSPQSGNQPSDGFDLNGGGVMCPIQGRGPNIVVSS